In Lolium rigidum isolate FL_2022 chromosome 7, APGP_CSIRO_Lrig_0.1, whole genome shotgun sequence, the DNA window TCCACCAACTGCTGCACTAGGCGCCGGCTTCTGCTCGACGAATTTTTGCCCCTATCATCTCCTCCCTCGATGTGGCGTTCAAGTGCCCCTGtccaggagagggagagagggggcaGCTGTCGGCTTGGTAATGGAGAGAGGTTGGGCGTGTCGCAAGGCAAGGCAAAGAGGAGGGGTATGTATTTTCTAGGTTCTAGCTGTCTAGAGATGAGTGAAAGGTCACCGGCCGGGGACGGATGCCTCTGTTGGTGGCGATTTGGGGGAGAAATTTGGGGAGGAAGAAGAGACTCTTGCTATTGTTCTATTGCTTCGGCAGATTTGAGAGAAATTTTAAGAGAAAATAAGACACAGACTGACAGATGGTTATTCACGATAGGCTAAATTTTACATACTAGATGTGATCCTCCTTGGTGAATTTATTACCACTCACCGATTCAAGGGAGCTATTTCAAGTTTCAGAAGATTAATGGATTTTTCACAATATTTTCATGAAGTATATAATGATTCATTTCCCTTAGTAAATGATTTAGAAGAAAACACCATTAAAATACTTCCTCACAAGTCAAATAATTTTCACAATTGGATGAGATAAACATTTAATTGACATGTGAGTCAAAatgcaaagaaaagaaaatttaatGTCAAGAACATGTGAGCAGAGTCAGAGCAACCACCAATGTGCTAGCCTCCGTGCTCTTTCCGTGGCTTGGAGGGAGCTACTCATATGACCACAGCCAAGGCCGCTATTGCTGGTGAATACATCGTCATTGTCATGTTGTAATTGTGCATGAGATAAGTGATATAGAGTAGATAATTTTTCCTTCAAATACTCATAATAAAATAttacccggtgcaacgcacgggcacttttgctagtgacTACTCATGCAACTAATTTGGAATACTACTTTTACTATGTCATGATGGGCCGTCTAACCAAATAGGCTCCTCAACATGTTCTATATTATCCGTGAGAAATTCCCACGACAAATGTGTGGGGAATTCTCTACTTCCAAAAGGACTCACGCAACAAAATGTTACGTATCCAACAAATCCCTATTGTTTGTAGCAAACCATCAAGAACTGATCATCGACAAGTACTCTCtctgtccacaaataagtggacatgcGGGATTTTCAAGATAGGTTAGCAAAAAGGGAGAAAGTTGCATTGGAAATATGCAAATCAGCACCTTTCTTCTCCTTAATTCTTTCACCTCTAATAACCTAAGAGCATGTAAAAAATTAAGATAACATCTGCGATGAGATAGAAACATTTTTTGCTACTTTAAAatgcattgaaaagatagaaaTACAATCTTTATGGAtaaaatttaaacctaaatatCTATTTATTTAAGGACGGAGGGACTATGTGGCATGGAAGCAATTCGATTGCAGCGGATGAAAAAAAACACCCGTAGCATAATTAAGGGGTTTTATATGGCAAGCagacgcatgcatgcatgcaaaatACAGGTCGACTGCTGCACTGCacgcatgtactcctttcctcaaCGCCCCAACGACGGAGCGCGGACCAACTATTTTTGTCGTGCGACTGTCCGTACACCTCGCCGGTTTCCCAGCTCCGGCGTCCACGGTCCATCCAACTTCTTCGCCTCCCTGGCTAGCTCTCGCCGCCCGTTATAAGAAGTCACCTCCTTCTCCCGCGGTTTCCAATCTAGAGACCGGGACTCCCGCCCGCCCCGTCACGATGAGTAAAGGTGCAATAATCGGCGCGTCCAGCAtactggtggtggcggtggtcgcCGCTGTCTGCGTCGTCTCATTCAAGAACAACTCCGGCGGACAGGAAGACGATGCCCACCTCACCACGTCCGTCAAGTCCGTCAAGGCCTTCTGCCAGCCCATGGACTACAAGGAGACGTGCGAGGCGGAGCTGACCAAGGTGGGCGGCAACGCCACTAACCCGGCGGACCTCGCCAAGGCCATCTTCGAGGTCACGTCGGAGAAGATCAAGAAGGCCATCAGCGAGTCAGCCACGCTGGAGGAGCTCAAGAGCGACCAGCGCACCGCGGGTGCCCTGGAGAACTGCAAGGAGCTGCTGGAGTACGCGATCGAGGACCTCAAGACCACCTTCGACAAGCTCGGGGGGTTCGAGATGACCGACTTCAACAAGGCCGTCGACGACCTCAGGACCTGGCTCAGCGCCGCGCTCACGTACCAGGAGACATGCCTCGACGGATTCCTGAATACCACCACCGACGCCGCCGGCAAGATGCGGGGCGCGCTCAACGCGTCGCAGGAGCTCACAGAGGACATCCTCGCCGTGGTGGACCAGTTCTCGGCGACGCTCGGGAGCTTGAGCTTCGGGAGGAGGCTGCTCGGGGAGGAGGACGGATCGCCGGTGTGGATGACGGACGGGAAGAGGCGGCTCATGGAGGCCGGACCCTCGGCGCCGGATTTCAAGCCGAATATCACGGTGGCGGCCGACGGCAGCGGCGACTTCAAGACCATCAAGGACGCGCTCGCCAAGGTGCCGGCCAAGAGCGCTTCCATGTACGTGATGTACATCAAGGAAGGAACGTACAAGGAGTACGTGACGGTGCCCCGGACCGTAACCAACCTGGTGATAATCGGCGACGGCATGGAAAAGACCATCATCACCGGCAACAAGAACTTCAAGATGAACCTCACCACCAAGGACACGGCGACAATGGGTACGCCGACACGATTGATTGGTTGATAGATAAGTATTTGATCATAAAACTGAAGCAGCAAGTTGATTGAATTGACATGCAGAGGCGATCGGGAACGGGTTCTTCATGAAGGACGTCCGGGTGGAGAACACGGCGGGGGCGGCGAACCACCAGGCGGTGGCGCTGCGCGTGCAGAGCGACCAGGCGGTGTTCTTCCAGTGCTACTTCGACGGGTACCAGGACACGCTCTACACCCACGCGCAGCGGCAGTTCTTCCGGGAGTGCACGGTCACCGGCACCATCGACTTCATCTTCGGCAACTCCCAGGTGGTGATCCAGAACTGCCTCATCCTGCCGCGGAAGCCCATGGACAACCAGGTGAACATCATCACGGCGCAGGGGCGGCGCGAGAAGCGCTCCGCCGGCGGCACCATCATGCACAACAACACCATCGAGCCGCACCCGGACTTCCAGCAGCAGGGGAAGATCGCAACCTACCTAGCCAGGCCATGGAAGGAGTACTCCAGGACCATCTACATCCAGAACAACATCGGCGCCTTCATCGACCCCAAGGGCTGGCTCGAGTGGAACGGCAACTTCGGCCTCGAAACCCTCTTCTACGCCGAGGTGGAGAACACGGGCCCCGGCGCCGACACCAGCAAGCGCGCCAAGTGGGGCGGCA includes these proteins:
- the LOC124669701 gene encoding probable pectinesterase/pectinesterase inhibitor 21 gives rise to the protein MSKGAIIGASSILVVAVVAAVCVVSFKNNSGGQEDDAHLTTSVKSVKAFCQPMDYKETCEAELTKVGGNATNPADLAKAIFEVTSEKIKKAISESATLEELKSDQRTAGALENCKELLEYAIEDLKTTFDKLGGFEMTDFNKAVDDLRTWLSAALTYQETCLDGFLNTTTDAAGKMRGALNASQELTEDILAVVDQFSATLGSLSFGRRLLGEEDGSPVWMTDGKRRLMEAGPSAPDFKPNITVAADGSGDFKTIKDALAKVPAKSASMYVMYIKEGTYKEYVTVPRTVTNLVIIGDGMEKTIITGNKNFKMNLTTKDTATMEAIGNGFFMKDVRVENTAGAANHQAVALRVQSDQAVFFQCYFDGYQDTLYTHAQRQFFRECTVTGTIDFIFGNSQVVIQNCLILPRKPMDNQVNIITAQGRREKRSAGGTIMHNNTIEPHPDFQQQGKIATYLARPWKEYSRTIYIQNNIGAFIDPKGWLEWNGNFGLETLFYAEVENTGPGADTSKRAKWGGIKTVTYEEAQKEFTVEAFIQGQQFIPKYGVPYIPGLLPQSEPGRGH